The Anopheles merus strain MAF chromosome 2L, AmerM5.1, whole genome shotgun sequence genome has a segment encoding these proteins:
- the LOC121594238 gene encoding cold and drought-regulated protein CORA, producing MAKFLMSSLFLVIAIVAMVSAQGGHGGHNDGHGHGGFGGQGHNGGGQHGGFGGGQHGGFGGGQHGVGGGHQGGFGGGHGQKNVHGGGGQHGGHGQGFGGHGQVGGHGHGQQHGHGGYKSHGY from the exons ATGGCAAAGTTTCTG ATGTCTTCCCTGTTTCTGGTGATCGCCATCGTCGCGATGGTTAGCGCACAAG GCGGACACGGTGGCCACAATGATGGACACGGACATGGCGGATTTGGTGGCCAGGGACACAATGGTGGTGGCCAGCACGGAGGCTTTGGCGGTGGACAGCACGGAGGCTTTGGCGGTGGCCAGCACGGCGTTGGCGGTGGACACCAGGGAGGCTTTGGCGGTGGCCATGGACAGAAGAACGTGCACGGAGGTGGTGGCCAGCACGGAGGACACGGCCAGGGCTTCGGAGGACACGGCCAGGTCGGTGGTCACGGACACGGCCAACAGCATGGTCATGGTGGATACAAGTCTCACGGCTACTGA
- the LOC121592080 gene encoding uncharacterized protein LOC121592080, translating into MSTMRGPLKVCTIAVSLLAVGLCTAAPQSGQPVAEYPTGAFNDRVPNNENNQQFKEYAEFLTRFDDWVTGKKVPIPADPVTDALHQDLPPNVPNFAQLRPVRQLSLAQFDDPVPQGSEAIPEYNEYIRVLTRFDPYVTGQQDGHAVFKREDKPDGTLISSEKTFGEQIEDKVPETTSTSSDPAYGDFIKELKRFDPWLVGYNVTIPHNATADQVWNSGKGKAN; encoded by the coding sequence GTGTGTACGATCGCCGTGTCCCTGCTGGCGGTGGGACTTTGTACAGCGGCACCACAGTCCGGGCAACCGGTGGCCGAGTACCCGACCGGTGCGTTCAACGATCGCGTCCCCAACAACGAGAACAATCAGCAGTTTAAGGAGTATGCCGAGTTTCTGACACGCTTCGACGATTGGGTCACCGGGAAGAAGGTCCCAATCCCGGCCGACCCGGTGACCGATGCGCTGCATCAGGATCTGCCCCCTAATGTGCCGAACTTTGCGCAACTACGCCCGGTTCGTCAACTGTCGTTGGCTCAGTTTGATGACCCCGTGCCCCAGGGCAGTGAAGCGATCCCGGAGTATAACGAGTACATTCGTGTGCTGACACGATTCGACCCCTACGTTACCGGCCAGCAGGACGGGCATGCGGTGTTCAAGCGCGAGGACAAACCGGACGGTACGCTTATCAGCAGCGAGAAGACTTTCGGTGAGCAGATCGAGGATAAGGTACCGGAAACGACATCGACCAGCTCTGATCCAGCGTACGGTGATTTTATCAAGGAGCTGAAGCGCTTCGATCCCTGGCTGGTCGGGTATAATGTGACGATCCCGCACAATGCGACGGCCGATCAGGTCTGGAACAGTGGTAAAGGCAAGGCGAATTAA
- the LOC121593021 gene encoding bifunctional endo-1,4-beta-xylanase XylA-like isoform X1 — MFKFVLISALLVAAVCAAPADNSKPGQQGRTDGLDQAESAWNNNPNAWNAGQNTWGRDQAAWNHPSSWNHGSAWNHPNAWNRGYNNRNDMAAGRRAGYDPANRWGAGADQWNRYGAAGAGYNSWAGRGAAAGWPAAAGAAGNRWNAW, encoded by the exons ATGTTCAAGTTTGTGCTGATCAGTGCGCTGCTGGTGGCCGCCGTCTGTGCCGCACCGGCCGACAACAGCAAGCCGGGCCAGCAGGGCCGCACCGATGGGCTGGATCAGGCCGAGTCGGCCTGGAACAACAACCCGAACGCCTGGAACGCCGGACAGAACACGTGGGGCCGCGATCAGGCCGCCTGGAACCATCCCAGCTCGTGGAACCATGGCAGCGCGTGGAACCACCCGAACGCCTGGAACCGTGGCTACAACAACCGTAATGACATGGCCGCTGGCCGCCGCGCAG GATACGATCCCGCCAACCGTTGGGGTGCCGGTGCTGACCAGTGGAACCGCTATGGAGCCGCTGGCGCTGGCTACAACAGCTGGGCTGGACGTGGTGCCGCTGCCGGATGGCCCGCCGCTGCCGGTGCCGCTGGAAACCGCTGGAACGCTTGGTAA
- the LOC121593021 gene encoding bifunctional endo-1,4-beta-xylanase XylA-like isoform X2 has product MFKFVLISALLVAAVCAAPADNSKPGQQGRTDGLDQAESAWNNNPNAWNAGQNTWGRDQAAWNHPSSWNHGSAWNHPNAWNRGYNNRYDPANRWGAGADQWNRYGAAGAGYNSWAGRGAAAGWPAAAGAAGNRWNAW; this is encoded by the exons ATGTTCAAGTTTGTGCTGATCAGTGCGCTGCTGGTGGCCGCCGTCTGTGCCGCACCGGCCGACAACAGCAAGCCGGGCCAGCAGGGCCGCACCGATGGGCTGGATCAGGCCGAGTCGGCCTGGAACAACAACCCGAACGCCTGGAACGCCGGACAGAACACGTGGGGCCGCGATCAGGCCGCCTGGAACCATCCCAGCTCGTGGAACCATGGCAGCGCGTGGAACCACCCGAACGCCTGGAACCGTGGCTACAACAACC GATACGATCCCGCCAACCGTTGGGGTGCCGGTGCTGACCAGTGGAACCGCTATGGAGCCGCTGGCGCTGGCTACAACAGCTGGGCTGGACGTGGTGCCGCTGCCGGATGGCCCGCCGCTGCCGGTGCCGCTGGAAACCGCTGGAACGCTTGGTAA
- the LOC121592083 gene encoding FKBP-type peptidyl-prolyl cis-trans isomerase SlyD-like codes for MTKWGPILLAIFVVVAIVAVQADHGGEHGGQDDHRKHADYHGSDSHHGHGKDGKKCDHGHKHGRDHAAGHHNHDHEHGHSHGSDHGHQDGHGH; via the exons ATGACTAAATGG GGACCTATTTTGTTGGCGATCTTTGTCGTCGTGGCGATTGTCGCCGTTCAAGCCGACCATGGTGGTGAACACGGTGGCCAAGATGATCACAGGAAACATGCAGACTACCACGGATCGGATTCGCACCATGGCCACGGAAAGGACGGCAAGAAATGCGATCATGGACATAAACATGGCAGGGATCATGCTGCGGGACATCACAATCACGATCATGAGCATGGTCACTCGCACGGATCGGATCACGGCCATCAGGATGGGCACGGACACTAG